One genomic region from Halobacteriovorax sp. HLS encodes:
- a CDS encoding type III pantothenate kinase, whose amino-acid sequence MNLQSIDNGNSHPHVGLFKDSKLISVTPLSEYHFDSDIAAIASSVGKKSNLQGINYIELSKYRGDSNFLDMSVSYERTLGEDRLHQAYYIYKRSDALKSLLIDAGTFTTVDFIDSTGFKGGFIFPGLRTQLNSYGSGANLPILNDVEDLNLFDSLPNSTSSAITSALKFSQISWLEKLLKDYEIDQIYISGGFSSLFYTAAKEIFRGKIIHEKNLIHYALYEIYSYINEDKLNE is encoded by the coding sequence ATGAATCTTCAGTCCATTGATAACGGAAATTCTCATCCTCATGTAGGACTTTTTAAAGACTCTAAGCTTATTAGTGTAACGCCACTTAGCGAATATCATTTTGACAGTGATATCGCGGCCATTGCTTCAAGTGTCGGAAAAAAAAGTAACTTACAAGGGATTAACTATATTGAACTTTCTAAGTATAGAGGTGATTCAAACTTTCTAGATATGTCAGTAAGCTATGAAAGAACCTTAGGAGAAGATAGGCTTCATCAAGCCTATTACATATATAAAAGAAGTGACGCTCTAAAGAGCTTACTTATTGATGCTGGGACATTTACAACTGTTGACTTCATTGATAGTACAGGATTTAAAGGCGGGTTTATATTTCCAGGTCTAAGAACTCAACTAAATTCCTATGGTAGTGGAGCAAACCTACCCATCCTAAATGATGTGGAAGATTTAAACCTCTTCGATTCCCTACCAAACTCTACAAGCTCTGCTATTACAAGCGCCTTAAAGTTTTCTCAAATCTCATGGCTTGAAAAATTATTAAAAGACTATGAAATTGATCAAATTTATATAAGCGGTGGTTTCTCATCTCTTTTCTATACGGCTGCAAAAGAAATCTTTCGTGGAAAAATTATCCATGAGAAAAACCTTATTCACTATGCCTTATATGAAATATACTCATATATAAACGAGGATAAATTAAATGAATAA